Genomic DNA from Actinomycetota bacterium:
GCGAAGACGTAGGCACCGGCGATGGCAGCCACCGCCAGGATGGCCCACCAGAAGTTCGACACGAAGTCCCCGAGGGCGATCATGATGCGCGTCGGCAGCGGGAGGGTGGCGTCGAACGACTTGAAGAAGTCCTTGAAGCGGGGCAGCACGAACCCGGCCAGCACGGCCACCGTGACCAGCGACATGGCCAGCACGATCCCCGGGTAGATGAGGGCGGCCGTGATCCGGCGCCGGCCGTCTTCGTCCCGCTCGATGTAGCCCGCGAGCTGGTCGAGCACGCTGTCGAGGCTCCCGGTGAGCTCGGCCGAGGCCAGGATCTCCAGGTAGTAGCGGGGGAACACGTCGGGGTTGGCCCCCATGGCCGACGAGAACGTCTCGCCCGCCCGCAAGGCGTCGCGCACCTCGGCCAAGACCGTGCGGAACCGGTCGTTGGTCGTCTCCTCGGCGATCACCCCGATGGCGTCGACGATGGGCACGCCCGCCCGGATGAAGGCGGCCAGCTGGCGGGAGAAGTGCATGACCTCCAGGGGCTTGACCTTCTTGGGGGTGATCTCGGCGTGCAGGATCCCCTTCTGCTCGCGCAGGTGCACCTGGGTGAACTGGTAGGGGGCGAGCTGGGCCTTGGCCCCATAGGCGCTGCTGGCCTCAACCTGGCCCCGGGACTTCGTCCCGTCGGCCGCCAGTCCCTTGTACACGTAGACGGTCATCGGCGGTGCTCCCTGGCCTTAGGCGACGTAGACCGTTCGCACGATCTCGCTGATGGTGGTGACGTCCTCCCGTACGAGGCGGACGCCTTCGTCCTGGAGGGTCCTCATGCCCTGGGCGCGAGCGAGCTCGCGCAGCTCGGGGGCCGGTGCCCGCCGTACGATCAACTCGCGCATGGCCTCGTCGACGGTGAGCAGCTCGTAGACGCCGATGCGCTCCTGGTAACCGGTCTGGCTGCAGAAGTTGCAGCCCGCCCCCTTCCAGAAGCGGTTCTTGGCCGGGCCGCCGAACTGGCGGAAGTAGGCCATCTCCTCGGCGCTCGGCCGGTAGGGCGCCCGGCACTCCGTGCACGTGCGCCGCACCAGCCGCTGGCCGACGATCCCGATGACCGAGCTGGCCACCAGGAACGACTCGATGCCCATGTCGAGGAACCGCAACAGGGCCGACACGGCGTCGGTGGCGTGGATCGAGGACAGCACGAGGTGGCCGGTGAGGGCCGACTGCACGGCGATGCGGGCCGTCTCGGCGTCACGCATCTCGCCCACCAGGATCACATCGGGGTCCTGGCGCAGGATCGCCTTCAGCCCCCCGGCGAAGGTGACGTCGGCCGAGCTGTTGATCTGGGTCTGGTTGATCGACGGCACCACGTACTCGACGGGGTCCTCGATGGTGACGATGTTGCGGTCGGGGGTGTTGATCTCCGCGAGGGCGGCGTAGAGGGTCGTGGTCTTGCCGCTGCCCGTCGGGCCGGCGCACGCCACCATGCCGAAGGGCGAGCGCACCAGGCGGGTGAACTCGGTGCTCGTGCCCTCGGGCATGCCCAGCTCGCTGAGCTCGAACAGGCTCTTGCTCTTGTCGAGCAGCCTCATGACGACCGTCTCGCCCTTGATCGTCGAGCTGGTGGCCACCCGCACGTCCAGGGCCCGGCCGTCGATGACGGTGGCGAACTGGCCGTCCTGGGCCCGCCGCCGCTCGACGATGTTCATGTTCGCCATGATCTTGATGCGACTTGCCAGGACCGGGCCCATCGCCGGGGGGAGCGAGAGGACCTCGTGAAGTGCCCCGTCCACCCGGTAACGGACCCGGGTCCTGTCACCTTGCGGCTCGACGTGGATGTCCGACGCCCGGTCACGAAGGGCCTGGGCCACGATGGCGTTGACCACTTCGACGACGGGGGCGTCGGGTTCGTCGGACCGCTCGACGGCGGCCGGTTCGCGGACCTCGCGGGCCGCGGCGGCCGCCTCGAACGCCTTGACCTGCTGAGCCACGTTGTCGAGCGCCCGGTAGGACGAGTCGATGGCTCGGCGGATGTCGTTGGACGCGGCCAGGACCAGCCGGACCGGGCCGCCGGTGGCGGCCGCCAGCTCGGGCGCGGCGGTCGATCCGGGCAGGTCGGCGACGGCGATCTCGGTGGCCCCCCCGGCCACTCTCAGGGGGATGGCGGTGAGCCGGCGGGCCACCTCCTCGGGGAGCCGGGCGAGGGCCGCGGGGTCGGCCTTGGTGTGGCGCAGGTCGACGACGGGAATCCCTCGCTGCTCGCCCACGACCGACACCACGTCGCGCTCGTCGACGATGCCCGCCTCCACCAGGAGCTCGCCGATCCGCCGGCCCGAGCTGCGCTGGCGGCGGAGGGCACCCTCCACCTGGGCCGCGGTCGCCAGCCCGTTGGCCACCAGCAGCTCACCCAGCAACCCGGAGCCCGGCCGGGGCGCGGTCCGGAGTGCGGGGCCCACCGGACGGGGCGCCGCACCGTGGCCGTTGGCCTGCTGCAGGCCGGTCGCGGTGGCCGCCTCGGCCAGCCGGGCCATCACGCCCGTCCGCGGCGATGTCGATCGAGGGCTCATCGGTCGGCCCCGGCCTGCCCCGTCGAACGGTTCCCCTCCACAAGTACAGATGATCGGCCTGTGCCCGCCGGGCCCCCAGGGCCGAAGGTCCCGACCTCGGTGGGCCCAACGGAGCTGAACGGATGGGCCGAGGCCACATCGGTGGCCGCCCGCTCACACTCGGTCACCAGGTCGCCACCGGCCTCGACGACGGAGCGGGCCCACGGCTGGAAGGGGTTGTCGGCCGACACCCCGGCGACGACCAGCGCCGCGCCGGCGTGCAGCCCGCACACCGCGCCCAGCTCGGATTGGGCGGGCTGGCGGCTCATGCGGGCCCTGACGGTGACCACCACCGAGAAGCCCACGTCGAGGGGGCAGTGGCGGCCTTCGACCAAGGCGTTGCACGGGAAGGCCGGTTCTCCGGAGCGGTGGCAGGTCAGGGCACGGTGGCCCCTGGCCCCCAGGGCGGCCACGGCCTGGTCGACAGCCCAGTCGTCGGTACCCACGACCAGGACGTTGAGGGAGGGCCGGTCTGGGGTACCTAGTCGTTCCACGCCCCCACGGTGAACCGTCCAGGCCAACAGGCGGACGGGCCACGGCCAACGCTCGGCCAACTCCCGCAGCCCCCGGCCGGTAGCATCAGGGCTGGCGATGAAACTGCACGAACGGCCGGGGGTGAGCCCACGTCGGCGGGTGCTGGTGGTCGACGACGAGGGTTCGGTCCGTCGCCTGATCGCCCGTTACCTGTCGGCCGAGGGCTTCGACACCGAGGAGGCGGCCGACACCCCCCAGGCCTTCGAGGCCCTCGGCCGGTTCTCACCCGACCTGGTCCTGCTCGACGTCGTACTGCCGGGCGAGGATGGGCTCGACTTCCTGGCCCGGGTCCGGCGCACGAGTGACGTGCCTGTCATCCTGCTGACCGCCAAGGGGGACGAGCCCGACCGGATCATCGGGCTCAAGCTGGGAGCCGACGACTATGTCGTGAAACCGTTCTCGCCGCCCGAGCTGGCCGCCCGGGTGAACTCGGTCCTGCGCCGGGCCACCGGGTCTCGGCCGCCGCTGCTGGAGATGGGCGACGGCCTGAGCATCGACCTGGCGGCCCGCAAGGTCCTGGTCGGTCAACGACCCGTCGCCCTCCGCGCCCGCGAGTTCGACCTGCTCTCCTTCCTGGCCCGCTCCCCCCGCCAGGTCTTCTCCAGGGAACAGTTGCTCGACCAGGTGTGGGGCTCGTCGGGCGACTGGCAGGACCCCCGCACGGTCAACGAGCACGTGCGCCGGATCCGGCACCACATCGAGGCCGAGCCCGACAACCCCCGCTGGGTGAAGACCGTCCGGGGGGTCGGCTATTACCTCGAACCCTGAGCGCCCCGGCCGGCGATGGCCTCTCTCGCCTTGGCCGCTAGCTCCCCGGGCCCGAACGGCTTGGCCAGCAACTGGGCACCCTCGGGCAGCCCCTCGGACCACCCCGCCGACGTGTCCAGATAACCGGAGATGAACAGGGTCGGCAGGGGCCCACACAGCTCGGCCAGAACGGCGGCCAGGCTCACGCCGTCGACCTCGGGCATCACGACATCGGTCACCAGGAGGTCGAACCGCTCGCCGGCACGGGCCAGGCGCAGCGCCTCGGCCCCTCCCGGTGCCTCCGTCACGCCGTAGCCCTCCCGCTCGAGCATGTCCCTGGTCAGTGAGCGCACCGCCGGGTCGTCCTCCACCAGCAACACGCGCTCGCGACCTCCGGGGGCGGCCGCCGGCGAGGCGGCCGGCACGGCTGGCGTCCCCGCGGCAGCGGGCAGTTCCACTGTGAACGTCGTGCCTTGGCCGGGCGCGCTGTCGACCTCCACCCGACCGCCGGCCTGGGTGACTATGCCGTAGACGGTGGCCAGGCCCAGACCGGCACTGGCCCGGCGGCGGGTGCTGAAGAAGGGCTCGAAGCAGCGTTCTCTCACCTCGGCGGTCATGCCCTCCCCGTCGTCGGACACCCGCAGTACGGCCCAGCCGGGGCGCCCGCTGGTCGCGATCTCCACGAGGCCGCCGCCGGCTACCGCGTCACGAGCGTTCACGGCCAGGTTGAGCAGGACCTGCTCGAGCTGGCCGGCGTCAGCCACTACCGCCGGTACCCCGGGCGCCGTGCTGACACGGACCTCGACGTCCTCGGGCAACAGCCGCCGCACGACCACGTTCATCGACTCGACGACGTGGTTCAGGTCGACCAGGGCGGGGGTGACGATCTGGCCCCGGGCGATCGTGAGGAGCTGGGCCGACAGGCTGGCCGCCCGTTCGCCCGCCTCCTTGATCGACTCGACGTGGGCGCGGCCGCCGTCCCCCTCGTCCATGGACCGCAGCAGCAGGTGGCTGTGGCCCAGTACGACGGTGAGGAGGTTGTTGAAGTCGTGGGCCACGCCCCCCGCCATCCGCCCGACCGCCTCCATGCGCTTGGTCTTGGCCATCTCCGCCTCGAGGCGGCGCCGTTCGGTGACGTCGGCCAGCACCACCAGCAGGCCCGCGGCCGGCAGCGGGGCCGTGGACACCGACAGTTCGACAACGGCCGCCGACTGCAGGACCAGCCGACGGTCCACCATCGTCGGGCCTTCCGCCACCTCGGCGGCCAGGTCCACCGCGCCGCCCTCGGGCGGGTAGAGCACCGGGAACCGGCGGGGCTCCACCGAACCGGACCACCCCAGCAGGCGCACGGCCGCGGCGTTGGCGTCCCGGACCTCACCGGTGGGGCCGAGCTCGACTATGGCCAGGGGAGAGGCGTCCACCAGAGCCCGGGCGCGGGCCTCGCTCGTTCGCGCCCGCTCGTAGAGGCGGGCGCCCTCCACCGCCTCGGAGACGAGTTGGGCAAGAGAGACGAGCAGGGTCTCGTCGTGTTCGGCGTAGGGCCGGCCGTCCGCCCTTTCACCGACGACGATGGCACCCAGCACCGTACCCGACGTGTCGGTCAGCACCGCTCCCGGCCCGTCCCCGGGGCCCGCGGGGCGAGGGGGGACGCCAGGCGCGGGGCCGGGCTCGGGTGTCGGGGCGGCCGACGCCCGTGCCCGCTGGCAAAGACGGTCGACAACCGCCTCGGGGGGCCATGGGACGGCCCGAGAGACGGCCAGGCCACCGCCCATGGCATCGTTCGCGGTCTCACCGTCGCCGGCCTGGCCGTCGTCGGGCCTCACCAGGGCCACGCACGCGCTCGCGCCCATAACCCGGCGAGCTTGCTCGGCTCCCACGTCGAGCACCTCGGCCAGGGAGTGACGAGAGCGGACGGCCAGGGCGGCCTCCATGAGCCGGCGGAGCTGAGCGGCCCGGGCCCCAGCCTCCTCGGCCCTCTCCTGGCGCTCGCGCAACAACAGGGCCCGCTCGAGGGCGAAGGCGGCCCTACCGGCGACCTCCTCGGCGGCCGCCACGTCCGACGGGCGGAAGCCCCGGCGGGGCGGCACGGTGCCGCAACTGATGGCCGCCATGGTCAGGCCCCGCAGCCTCACCGGCACCACCAGGGCCGAGCCCGCGCCGCCAGGGCCAGCCGGCGGGGAGCCGAGGGCGCGGGCGCGGTCGGGGGGCGTCGTCCCCGGGATGTACAGGGCGGCCTGGCCGCTGGCGATCACCCCGGCGGCCGGGCCCGACCACGACGCCCGCAGCCGTTCCGCCTCGGCCCGCGGGCCGGGGCCAAGGCTCTCGGAAACCCGCCAACCGAGTGAGCGCACGCGGTCGCCGTCGGGAACGTCCACGGCACACCAGTCCGCGAACTCGGGCACCAGCACGTCCAAGACGCGGGCAAGGGCGACATCGGCATCGTCCACCACCGCCTCCAGGACGGCCCCGGCCGCCTGGACGAGGGCCAAGTGGCGGCGGGCATGGTCCGCGGCCATCTCCAGGCGGGCGTAACGGCCGTCCGGGTGCTCGTCGGCTTGCCCCTGCGGCTTGGCCCGCTCCCCGCCCACTTGGCTGCGCCCCTACGCTCCGGCCGGGCTCAGGTCTCGTCGCCCGGCCGGGGCTTGAAACCGCCGGTGGCGATGTAGTCGACCCGCCCGCCGATGTTGACGGCGTGGTCGCCCAGCCGCTCGTAGAACCGGCCCACGAGAGCCAGCTCGATGGCCACCGGGACACTCACCTTGCCGCTGGCCAGCTCGGCGATGAAGCTCACGTGGAGGTCGTCGAGCTCGTCGTCGAGGTCGCGGAGGCGTTCGCCGGCCCCGGCCTCCCGGCTGTCGTAAACCCGGGCCGACTCCTGCCAGAGGCTGACGCCCACGCGTCCCATCTGCTGGATCAGCCCCCGTAACCGAGGAGTCAGCTCGCTGGTGATGCCCCGGGCCGCGCACTGGGCTATGTGTTCGGCCAGGTCACCGCTGCGCTCCAGTTCGGGCACTATGCGCAGCACCGACAGCAGGAACCTCAGGTCGGTGGCCAGGGGCCCCTGGAGGGCGAACTGGCGCTGGACCACCTTCTCGACGTCGACGTATAAGGCGTCGAGCAGGTCGTCGCGGGCCACGAGGTCGCGGGCCGCCTGGCGGTCCCCGGCCAGCAGGGCGTCGGTGGCCCCGCCGATGGCTTCGATGACCAGGGCGAACAGGCGCCGGACCTGGAGGTCGACGACCTCGAGCTCGCGATGGAATGCGCTGCGGAGTTCCACTGGGCCTCGACCCTATTCGGGTCGGGTCAGCGTAGGCGTCCGGACGCCCCCGAGCCGGCCCCGACGTGTTCGGGCTCGGGCCCGAGCGGCTCCAGCTCGGCGATGTCGAACGGGCCCGGGCCGCCCGCGGCGGCCCCGCCCCCGGTCACCACCGCGGCCGCCCCCGTGGCCAAGCGCCGGTTGAGCCAGCGCAGGTGCAGGGCCGTCACGCAGAGGACCGACCCGGCGGCCACGGGTACGAGCAGGGCGCGACGGTTGGAGTCGTCGCCGCCCTCGGCCCCGAGCTCGCCCGTACCGGTGGACGATGCCGCCCTTCCCTGCTGGCGTCCCTCGATGGGCGAGGACGCCGGCGCCGACGTGGACGGGAAGGGCAGGTTGGCGTCGAAGCCGGTGTCGGGCAGGGTCGGGGGCGTGGGGGCCGGGAGCCGGGGTACGTCCACCGGTGACTGCTGCAGGAGCGAGCCCAAGTCGAGCTCGGCCGCCCCTCCGTCTTGGAGGCCACCTCCGGGAACGGCCGTCGTGGGAGGGGCGCTGGTCCCGCCGGGCACGCTGGAGGTGGTGGTCGTGGGCAGGGCCGGCAGGTTGGCCACCACGGCCGCCGAGCGGGTCTGGAGGGCCTCGCGGGGATCGTCGGGGACGGGCCCGCGGCGCACCGAAGCCACCTGGTATTGCACGGCCCCCCCGAGCTGGGCCGCACCCTGGTCGGTGAACGTCGTGTTCACGGTGGTGTGCAGGCCCACGAAGCCCCGCGAGTCGCTGTTGCGGTAGATGGCGTAACCCAGGAAGTCGGGGCTCATGGCCGGCGCCGTCCACGAGAGCTTGACGGTGCGGTCGGGCTGGGGCTCGGCCTTGAGGCCGGTCGGGGGCGCCGGGGGGACGGCCACCACGATGTCGCGCGTCGCCGACCCGTCGACTCGGAGCCCGCTGAGCAGGACGTGACCCACGGCCACGACCTCGACGGTGTAGGGACCGTTGTGGTCGAGTACTCCCGACGTGTAGCTGAACGGGACGGTCGGGTCGGACGAGCACGGGTTGCAGGCGTCACCGCTCTCGACCATGCCCCCGCCCCGGTAGAAGCGCACGCTCACCCGCCCTACCGACGCGAACAGCGTGGCCGCGCTGGCCTCGCCGGTGACGGTCACCCTCCCCGAGGACGTGAACCACTCCCCAGGTTCGGGGGTGGCGATGTCCACCGACAGGCCGGCAGCCGCCCCCGCCACCGGGACCGGGCCCAAGGCCATCACCAACGACACGGCTAGGCCGGCGACCAGCGGCAGGGCCCGGCGTCTACGGCCGGTCATGCCGCCGGGAGGTCTCTGACCCAGGTGGCTTGCACGATCAGACGCTGGGCGGCCGACCCACGGGGGTGGCAGGTGGTCAGCGTGAGGGTGCGCTCGGCCGTCGGGTCGAGGACCGACATGTCCGTGGGTTCGACGATGAAGGGGGCCTTGGTGAGCTGGTAGACGCACCCGCCGATGGGGGTGGTCAGCTCGATGGTGTCACCCACCTTGAGCCGGTCGATGTTGCCGAACGGCTTGCCGTAGGTCGTGCGGTGCCCGGCGATAGCCACGTTGCCGGCCTCGCACGGCAGCGGGGTCTGGGGGTAGTGGCCGGCACCCGCCCGCAGTGCGCTGGGCGTGATGCCCTCGACGACCACCGTGTCGACGTCGAGGGCGGGGATACGTACCCGGGTCAGGCTGTCACCGGTCTCGACGGCCCGCTCCCGGTAGGCCTGCACCAACTCGGGACTGGCCAGCTGCTTGGTGAGCTGGCTCTGCAGACGGGACTGCCACATGTTGGTGTAGAAGGGGTAGCCCACCAGGGCGAGCCCTCCTAAGAGCAGCAGGACCGAGAGCACCGAGATGCTGCGGCGGACGGCGGGCTTGGTGCGCAGGAGCTCTAGCACTGGGGCCGCCCACGGTTACGACGTTGGGTCATGGCTGCCTCAAGGCTACCGAAGGTCGGGCTGGGTGATCGTCAGCGACGGGGGGCGGGTGAAGGCGGAGCCGACGGGCAGGGCTCGGGGCCCTGGCCCGTCAGCGGCGGACCAGCAGCAGGCGCCGGGTGCCGAAGGCGGCCAGCAGGAGGGCGGCGCCCAGCATGGGCAGCCAAGCGTCGCTACCGGTCTTGGCCAGTTCCGGCTGGGGCACCGGGATGATCTGCTCCTGCTGGACCGAGATCTGGGCCGAGAGCCCACCTCCGGCCGCCTCGGCGTGGGCCAGGGCGATCCCTATGCCCCCGCTGAGGCCCTTGAGCAGTTGAAGGCTGACCCCGTCGGCCACGGCCAGCTTGGAGCCGTTGGGGCCGTCGGACACCGAGCCGCCGCCGACGGTGATCGTCGACTCCAGCGGGGTGCCGGCCAGCAGCGTCAGGGGCTCGCCCAGCGAGACCGGGATGCTGGTGATGTTGCCCAGCAGGGGGATGCCGAGGTCGACCTGGACGAGAGCGGCCTGGAAGGAGGGGACGGCGGTGGCGTTCACGGCGCCGACCTCGCTCGGGCCCGGGCGGGTCACGTCGACCGCAGCCTGGGCCTTGCCGACCGTGATGGTGGCCAGCGGCGCGCCCAGGGGCGACAGACCGGGCAGGACCCGGATCACGGCCCCTTCGGCCACGCTCAGCGACTTGACCGAACCTGCCGACGTGGAGGCCTGAGAGGCCGACGGGCCGACACTGACCGACAGGACCGACGTGGCCCGCTCGAGACCCTCGAGCAGGTCGTCGACGAGGCTGTTGACGTTGAGGTTGAGCGCCCCCAGCAGGGGGTTGAGAAGGTTGCCCAGAAGGGCCAGGAGGGGGTCGACCACGGCGCCCACGGTCTGGCCCACGAGGGCGCTGACGGCGTCGAGCAGCGGGGTGAGCAGGCTGCCCCCGAGGTCGATCTCAGCCACCGTGCCGGTGGCCGCCGCCTGGGGCAGGCCGTTGGCCGTGGTGGCGGCCGCCTCGCCGCAGGCCGTCGCCAACGTGAGGAGCCCGAGCAGGGGAAGGTTGAGAAGGCAGGCGGGGTCGGGCGTGTCGGTCACGTTGTTGCCCTCGGCCAAGGCGTTGGCCACCGTGCCGGCCACGAGCAAGACCCCCGCTCCCTGGGCCTGGGCCTTGGGGCCGGCTTGGCCGGACTGCACCAGCGCGCTGGAGTGGCCCACGCTGACGTGGGTGCCCAGCAGGTTGATGTCGAGGCCCCGCGCCGACGCCGACGCGATGAAGGCCTCGGCGGCCGTGACAGTAGTCGTGGAACCCTGGGCACCTGCCGGGACGGCCACGAGGAAGGCCCCGGCGACGACGGAGCTCAGAACGGCCGCACCCGCTCGACGGATCTTGGACATGCGCTTCGTGCCCCTCCCAATAATTGAGCAGCCGCTCAACGAATAGTCCCCAGCATGTCCCGCTTGTGAAAGACAGTTACCACGCTTCTAAGGATTTCGCCAGAGCCACGGAAGAATCCTCTCCGTGGCCGGACGATCACCGTTCGACACGCATGGTAGCCGACGCCTGGAGGCGAAGCTCCCCCACCAGTGCCCCGACCACGGGCACTGCGGTGGGTGACCGGTAGCGGGCTGTGACCTTCACCCGGCTACCCGGGGCGCCCCGGCCGGTGACCTCGACGTCGAGCCTCCCGGGGTCCAGCCCCGACGACGCCTCGGCGGCCGTACGGGCCGCTTCGGGGGCGGGGTCGACGGCCGCCTCGCGTGCGGCCTCTCGGGCGGCGTGCACCACCAGCACCTGGTCGCGGGCCAGCAGCCCCACCTGGACGACCAACAGGAGAAGCATGACGACCAGGGGCAGGACGAGGGCCAGCTCCACGGCTGCCTGGCCCCGCGGGACACGGCCCGGCCGGGGTGTGAGCGAGCCGGCCGGGCCGGCTCGCTCACGAAATCGCCTCGTCACGAGACCTTGCCGGTGATGGCCTTCATCACCTTCTCGAAGAGCTGCTCGACGAGATCGGTCTTCGTGGCCCAGGCCACGATGAGCAGGGCGACGGCCGCCGCCCCCAGCAGTACCAGCGCGTACTCGGCGGAGGCCTGCCCGCGCTCGTCGGGCACCAGGCGACGGCCGGCCCGGCCGGCCAGAGTCGTGAGGAAGAGGTAGAGGTGGATCGAGATGTCGGACAACGTTGGCTCCCTTGAGGATGGGGTTGACTGCGGAGGGG
This window encodes:
- a CDS encoding type II secretion system F family protein yields the protein MTVYVYKGLAADGTKSRGQVEASSAYGAKAQLAPYQFTQVHLREQKGILHAEITPKKVKPLEVMHFSRQLAAFIRAGVPIVDAIGVIAEETTNDRFRTVLAEVRDALRAGETFSSAMGANPDVFPRYYLEILASAELTGSLDSVLDQLAGYIERDEDGRRRITAALIYPGIVLAMSLVTVAVLAGFVLPRFKDFFKSFDATLPLPTRIMIALGDFVSNFWWAILAVAAIAGAYVFATLRTEVGKRRRDALVLRIPAVGDVVRFAVLERFCRILAAMTRSGVPLPDGLAVATGAAGNRVFQESLVGVRERMVNGEGLSEPLEATGLFPGVANQMVRVGEETGTLDQQLETAAEFYEIELEYKVKRLTTLFEPAVIVMVGLLVGFVAIALISAMYGIFNQVQVQ
- a CDS encoding ATPase, T2SS/T4P/T4SS family — protein: MSPRSTSPRTGVMARLAEAATATGLQQANGHGAAPRPVGPALRTAPRPGSGLLGELLVANGLATAAQVEGALRRQRSSGRRIGELLVEAGIVDERDVVSVVGEQRGIPVVDLRHTKADPAALARLPEEVARRLTAIPLRVAGGATEIAVADLPGSTAAPELAAATGGPVRLVLAASNDIRRAIDSSYRALDNVAQQVKAFEAAAAAREVREPAAVERSDEPDAPVVEVVNAIVAQALRDRASDIHVEPQGDRTRVRYRVDGALHEVLSLPPAMGPVLASRIKIMANMNIVERRRAQDGQFATVIDGRALDVRVATSSTIKGETVVMRLLDKSKSLFELSELGMPEGTSTEFTRLVRSPFGMVACAGPTGSGKTTTLYAALAEINTPDRNIVTIEDPVEYVVPSINQTQINSSADVTFAGGLKAILRQDPDVILVGEMRDAETARIAVQSALTGHLVLSSIHATDAVSALLRFLDMGIESFLVASSVIGIVGQRLVRRTCTECRAPYRPSAEEMAYFRQFGGPAKNRFWKGAGCNFCSQTGYQERIGVYELLTVDEAMRELIVRRAPAPELRELARAQGMRTLQDEGVRLVREDVTTISEIVRTVYVA
- a CDS encoding response regulator transcription factor produces the protein MKLHERPGVSPRRRVLVVDDEGSVRRLIARYLSAEGFDTEEAADTPQAFEALGRFSPDLVLLDVVLPGEDGLDFLARVRRTSDVPVILLTAKGDEPDRIIGLKLGADDYVVKPFSPPELAARVNSVLRRATGSRPPLLEMGDGLSIDLAARKVLVGQRPVALRAREFDLLSFLARSPRQVFSREQLLDQVWGSSGDWQDPRTVNEHVRRIRHHIEAEPDNPRWVKTVRGVGYYLEP
- a CDS encoding ATP-binding protein — protein: MGGERAKPQGQADEHPDGRYARLEMAADHARRHLALVQAAGAVLEAVVDDADVALARVLDVLVPEFADWCAVDVPDGDRVRSLGWRVSESLGPGPRAEAERLRASWSGPAAGVIASGQAALYIPGTTPPDRARALGSPPAGPGGAGSALVVPVRLRGLTMAAISCGTVPPRRGFRPSDVAAAEEVAGRAAFALERALLLRERQERAEEAGARAAQLRRLMEAALAVRSRHSLAEVLDVGAEQARRVMGASACVALVRPDDGQAGDGETANDAMGGGLAVSRAVPWPPEAVVDRLCQRARASAAPTPEPGPAPGVPPRPAGPGDGPGAVLTDTSGTVLGAIVVGERADGRPYAEHDETLLVSLAQLVSEAVEGARLYERARTSEARARALVDASPLAIVELGPTGEVRDANAAAVRLLGWSGSVEPRRFPVLYPPEGGAVDLAAEVAEGPTMVDRRLVLQSAAVVELSVSTAPLPAAGLLVVLADVTERRRLEAEMAKTKRMEAVGRMAGGVAHDFNNLLTVVLGHSHLLLRSMDEGDGGRAHVESIKEAGERAASLSAQLLTIARGQIVTPALVDLNHVVESMNVVVRRLLPEDVEVRVSTAPGVPAVVADAGQLEQVLLNLAVNARDAVAGGGLVEIATSGRPGWAVLRVSDDGEGMTAEVRERCFEPFFSTRRRASAGLGLATVYGIVTQAGGRVEVDSAPGQGTTFTVELPAAAGTPAVPAASPAAAPGGRERVLLVEDDPAVRSLTRDMLEREGYGVTEAPGGAEALRLARAGERFDLLVTDVVMPEVDGVSLAAVLAELCGPLPTLFISGYLDTSAGWSEGLPEGAQLLAKPFGPGELAAKAREAIAGRGAQGSR
- the phoU gene encoding phosphate signaling complex protein PhoU, with the protein product MELRSAFHRELEVVDLQVRRLFALVIEAIGGATDALLAGDRQAARDLVARDDLLDALYVDVEKVVQRQFALQGPLATDLRFLLSVLRIVPELERSGDLAEHIAQCAARGITSELTPRLRGLIQQMGRVGVSLWQESARVYDSREAGAGERLRDLDDELDDLHVSFIAELASGKVSVPVAIELALVGRFYERLGDHAVNIGGRVDYIATGGFKPRPGDET
- a CDS encoding fibronectin type III domain-containing protein, which gives rise to MTGRRRRALPLVAGLAVSLVMALGPVPVAGAAAGLSVDIATPEPGEWFTSSGRVTVTGEASAATLFASVGRVSVRFYRGGGMVESGDACNPCSSDPTVPFSYTSGVLDHNGPYTVEVVAVGHVLLSGLRVDGSATRDIVVAVPPAPPTGLKAEPQPDRTVKLSWTAPAMSPDFLGYAIYRNSDSRGFVGLHTTVNTTFTDQGAAQLGGAVQYQVASVRRGPVPDDPREALQTRSAAVVANLPALPTTTTSSVPGGTSAPPTTAVPGGGLQDGGAAELDLGSLLQQSPVDVPRLPAPTPPTLPDTGFDANLPFPSTSAPASSPIEGRQQGRAASSTGTGELGAEGGDDSNRRALLVPVAAGSVLCVTALHLRWLNRRLATGAAAVVTGGGAAAGGPGPFDIAELEPLGPEPEHVGAGSGASGRLR
- a CDS encoding class E sortase, with amino-acid sequence MLELLRTKPAVRRSISVLSVLLLLGGLALVGYPFYTNMWQSRLQSQLTKQLASPELVQAYRERAVETGDSLTRVRIPALDVDTVVVEGITPSALRAGAGHYPQTPLPCEAGNVAIAGHRTTYGKPFGNIDRLKVGDTIELTTPIGGCVYQLTKAPFIVEPTDMSVLDPTAERTLTLTTCHPRGSAAQRLIVQATWVRDLPAA
- a CDS encoding TadE/TadG family type IV pilus assembly protein, with the translated sequence MTRRFRERAGPAGSLTPRPGRVPRGQAAVELALVLPLVVMLLLLVVQVGLLARDQVLVVHAAREAAREAAVDPAPEAARTAAEASSGLDPGRLDVEVTGRGAPGSRVKVTARYRSPTAVPVVGALVGELRLQASATMRVER
- a CDS encoding DUF4244 domain-containing protein — translated: MSDISIHLYLFLTTLAGRAGRRLVPDERGQASAEYALVLLGAAAVALLIVAWATKTDLVEQLFEKVMKAITGKVS